One part of the Vicia villosa cultivar HV-30 ecotype Madison, WI linkage group LG6, Vvil1.0, whole genome shotgun sequence genome encodes these proteins:
- the LOC131609699 gene encoding putative 4-hydroxy-4-methyl-2-oxoglutarate aldolase 2, with amino-acid sequence MALVTTAEVCDANPQLILSGELRALQPIFQIYGRRQVFSGPIVTLKVFEDNVLVREFLEEKGNGRVLVVDGGASLRCAILGGNPVVQAQNNGWAGIIVNGCIRDVDEINGCDIGVRALGSHPMKANKKGMGEKHVPITIAGTRISDGEWLYADTDGILISRTELSV; translated from the coding sequence ATGGCTTTAGTCACCACTGCTGAAGTGTGTGATGCAAACCCACAGTTAATTTTAAGTGGGGAGCTTCGTGCCCTTCAGCCAATTTTCCAGATTTACGGTAGAAGACAGGTCTTTTCCGGACCGATAGTTACCTTAAAGGTGTTTGAAGACAATGTCTTAGTTCGCGAGTTTCTCGAAGAGAAAGGCAATGGAAGAGTGCTTGTTGTAGACGGTGGTGCGAGTTTGCGCTGTGCGATATTGGGTGGCAACCCTGTAGTGCAAGCACAGAACAATGGATGGGCGGGTATTATTGTGAATGGATGTATAAGAGATGTAGATGAGATCAACGGTTGTGATATTGGCGTGAGAGCTCTTGGTTCTCATCCCATGAAAGCCAATAAGAAAGGTATGGGAGAAAAACATGTTCCCATAACTATTGCCGGGACGAGGATCTCTGATGGGGAATGGCTTTACGCAGACACGGATGGAATTCTTATCTCTCGAACAGAGCTTTCTGTTTGA
- the LOC131612180 gene encoding seipin-1: MASLFSPFYSLLTVTSESYHHGQETEDNTPSQIAYGSIVLLKKLGLCFLSAAYVCMVLFLVLILASVLGVGLVRFWVEEPVIVHESLHFDYTETHPSAVFSFSGGGVSATGGYIMKKHRRVPVGHTFSVSLSLLMPESDFNRELGVFQLTAELLSVNGNVIAKSSQPCMLRFRSSPIRLARTVMMGVPLVLGISAETQKINVEILRHKEMNQRTNAIRLTLHPRAGSSSLPQLYEAEIVLNSHLPWTKELIRSWKWTFYVWVSLYVYVLLLMFLLCWYRPLIFLVTPESFSSQRVSENVTSEELKELQDGELLGDESDVSELLRKLRLSRSKRKTILTHGGVGLEETVGSSASSISMSATREDVTSVDVEDDVEDSESVCID; the protein is encoded by the exons ATGGCCTCTCTCTTTTCCCCTTTCTACTCTCTTTTAACAGTTACATCTGAATCTTACCACCATGGCCAGGAAACCGAAGACAACACTCCTTCGCAAATAGCTTATGGTAGCATAGTATTGTTGAAGAAACTGGGGCTATGTTTTCTGAGTGCTGCATATGTGTGCATGGTTCTCTTTTTAGTTCTGATTTTAGCTTCTGTATTGGGTgttgggttggttcggttttgGGTTGAGGAACCTGTGATTGTTCATGAAAGTTTGCATTTTGATTACACTGAAACTCACCCTTCAGCTGTTTTTTCATTCAGTGGTGGTGGAGTTAGTGCTACTGGTGGGTATATTATGAAAAAGCATAGACGTGTTCCAGTTGGTCACACATTTAGTGTCTCTTTGTCACTCTTGATGCCTGAATCTGACTTCAACCGAGAGCTTGGAGTGTTTCAG TTGACAGCAGAACTTCTATCAGTAAATGGAAATGTGATAGCAAAATCAAGCCAGCCATGCATGTTGCGGTTCCGAAGCTCAccgattcgcctcgcgaggacagTTATGATGGGTGTGCCTTTGGTACTAGGAATCTCAGCTGAAACACAGAAAATCAATGTAGAAATACTGAGGCACAAGGAAATGAATCAAAGAACCAATGCTATAAGATTAACCCTACATCCAAGAGCAGGAAGTTCATCTCTTCCACAGCTATACGAAGCTGAAATTGTTCTTAACTCTCACCTACCTTGGACAAAAGAGTTAATCAGGAGTTGGAAGTGGACTTTCTATGTTTGGGTTTCATTGTATGTGTACGTTTTGCTACTCATGTTTCTCTTATGTTGGTATAGGCCACTCATCTTTTTAGTCACACCAGAGTCTTTTAGTAGTCAAAGGGTGAGTGAAAATGTAACAAGTGAAGAACTTAAAGAGTTACAAGACGGAGAGTTGTTAGGAGATGAGAGTGATGTTTCTGAGTTGTTGAGGAAATTGAGACTTAGCAGAAGTAAGAGAAAGACTATACTGACACATGGTGGTGTTGGTTTGGAAGAAACAGTTGGCTCATCAGCTTCAAGCATTAGCATGTCTGCTACTAGAGAAGATGTAACTAGTGTTGATGTGGAAGATGATGTTGAGGATTCTGAATCAGTATGCATTGATTAG